From one Notolabrus celidotus isolate fNotCel1 chromosome 24, fNotCel1.pri, whole genome shotgun sequence genomic stretch:
- the pnpla4 gene encoding patatin-like phospholipase domain-containing protein 4 isoform X1 — MLQCNNPVSAMAVLNLSFAACGFLGIYHLGAVRAFLRHGDRLVESLRACAGASAGALVAAVMITAPDKLEDCEDFTYRFAASVRRQRFGAVTPGFNFMLTLREGMEEILPADAHSLASERLHVSITHSKSGKNLVVSRFTSREELIQALLASSFVPVYAGLKPVDFRGQKWIDGGFTDSLPILPVGRTITVSPFTGLQDVCPVHMGRFNTQLKLANMNVMFSMENIKRLNQALFPPSSRGMKSFYEEGFSDAVRFLKRESWMS; from the exons GTCTCTGCGATGGCAGTCCTGAACCTCTCCTTCGCTGCGTGTGGTTTCTTGGGGATCTACCACCTGGGTGCAGTCAGGGCCTTCCTCCGACACGGGGACCGACTAGTCGAGTCACTCAGGGCCTGTGCGGGGGCCTCAGCCGGGGCTCTGGTGGCAGCTGTGATGATTACAGCTCCTGACAAGTTAGAG GACTGTGAAGACTTCACCTACAGGTTTGCAGCCAGCGTGAGACGACAGAGGTTTGGAGCCGTCACGCCGGGATTCAACTTCATGCTCACTCTGCG GGAGGGGATGGAGGAGATTCTGCCCGCTGACGCTCACAGCCTGGCTTCAGAGCGCCTCCACGTCTCCATCACTCACTCGAAGAGCGGGAAGAACCTTGTGGTGTCTCGCTTCACCTCCAGAGAGGAGCTCATACAG GCTCTCCTGGCCAGCAGCTTTGTCCCCGTCTATGCTGGACTCAAACCGGTGGACTTCAGAGGACAG AAATGGATCGACGGAGGATTCACTGACAGTCTGCCCATCCTGCCCGTCGGACGAACCATCACCGTGTCTCCCTTCACTGGACTGCAGGACGTGTGTCCGGTCCACATGGGGCGCTTCAACACCCAGCTCAAGCTGGCCAACATGAATGTCATG TTCTCCATGGAGAACATCAAGCGTCTGAACCAGGCCCTGTTCCCTCCATCCAGCAGGGGCATGAAGTCGTTCTATGAGGAAGGATTCAGTGACGCTGTGCGGTTCCTGAAGAGAGAGTCCTGGATGAGCtga
- the pnpla4 gene encoding patatin-like phospholipase domain-containing protein 4 isoform X2 — MAVLNLSFAACGFLGIYHLGAVRAFLRHGDRLVESLRACAGASAGALVAAVMITAPDKLEDCEDFTYRFAASVRRQRFGAVTPGFNFMLTLREGMEEILPADAHSLASERLHVSITHSKSGKNLVVSRFTSREELIQALLASSFVPVYAGLKPVDFRGQKWIDGGFTDSLPILPVGRTITVSPFTGLQDVCPVHMGRFNTQLKLANMNVMFSMENIKRLNQALFPPSSRGMKSFYEEGFSDAVRFLKRESWMS, encoded by the exons ATGGCAGTCCTGAACCTCTCCTTCGCTGCGTGTGGTTTCTTGGGGATCTACCACCTGGGTGCAGTCAGGGCCTTCCTCCGACACGGGGACCGACTAGTCGAGTCACTCAGGGCCTGTGCGGGGGCCTCAGCCGGGGCTCTGGTGGCAGCTGTGATGATTACAGCTCCTGACAAGTTAGAG GACTGTGAAGACTTCACCTACAGGTTTGCAGCCAGCGTGAGACGACAGAGGTTTGGAGCCGTCACGCCGGGATTCAACTTCATGCTCACTCTGCG GGAGGGGATGGAGGAGATTCTGCCCGCTGACGCTCACAGCCTGGCTTCAGAGCGCCTCCACGTCTCCATCACTCACTCGAAGAGCGGGAAGAACCTTGTGGTGTCTCGCTTCACCTCCAGAGAGGAGCTCATACAG GCTCTCCTGGCCAGCAGCTTTGTCCCCGTCTATGCTGGACTCAAACCGGTGGACTTCAGAGGACAG AAATGGATCGACGGAGGATTCACTGACAGTCTGCCCATCCTGCCCGTCGGACGAACCATCACCGTGTCTCCCTTCACTGGACTGCAGGACGTGTGTCCGGTCCACATGGGGCGCTTCAACACCCAGCTCAAGCTGGCCAACATGAATGTCATG TTCTCCATGGAGAACATCAAGCGTCTGAACCAGGCCCTGTTCCCTCCATCCAGCAGGGGCATGAAGTCGTTCTATGAGGAAGGATTCAGTGACGCTGTGCGGTTCCTGAAGAGAGAGTCCTGGATGAGCtga